Proteins from a genomic interval of Acetobacterium woodii DSM 1030:
- a CDS encoding PAS domain S-box protein: MEIVDQGFDAISVGVIVLDENEKVIRVNNALVNYFNRTREDFMGKVFGDAFQCKNSMINKQGCGFDPSCQFCELRNSLTKVIEFEDNPIKIEFQKSIFVNHQENDYWFKVSIASMIRKNRRNAVITVIDITERINKEKSLEQARDYYYQIFENFPSLIWQTDLQGNVIYFNRSWSLFTGKQNKDYLGIKWLELIHPADRAFYVTTIDQAFLSKSSFSVEYRIQHNSGEHRWIEAIYSPTYEDGKHNGYIGVGIDVTERKIMEEGLIRYKMLAEKVRDTILFVKMNGEIIDINNAAINLYGYNREELLKLKVFDLIKEGKSIAIEEMKKGDSTGVFFETVHITKEKKLIPVEVSAKTTLIKDERVIVCIIRDISERKKSQNALIDSEEKFRQVFHNSADAIFLQEVRENGTHGKLIEVNQTAGEMFQYSYKEFFEFDDPVSKLIESSAVERYYNELLEKNQISGQAHAKRKDGSFIPIELLCNHCYLNEKKVAITMVRDISERLSVAQALKTAKEEAESANQAKSEFLANMSHEIRTPLNGIVGMVNLMRLSNLNQEQQENVKIIKTCVNALLNVINDILDFSKMEAGKMEIKIKNFDIKSLIEHTIKAQSSIATNKGIELNYAFSASTPRYIKGDFHRIQQILNNLISNAIKFTDDGEIWVKVKTLSVDENQVQLLFIVEDTGIGITEENRQRIFESFSQVDGSFTRRFGGTGLGLAITRQLVELMGGKIWVESEADVGSRFFFQLIFELGQAEEQKIEIIPNFEKINREYKILLTEDDKINQLVISRMLKECGYSVDIANNGFDAENMVKKNNYDIILMDIQMPEMDGMEATKRIKKINKNVPVLAMTAYALQGDREKFLSLGMDGYISKPIKVETLVEEIEKCLTHEDEFIQSNDFEMSIDENGELIIKKKIITDTSVRIIYNEKLENELTDAIKQLNMKVEEGKVEVFEKLANRIKKLSIELGIEDLKVIAFKIELEIRRGNYETIAEKVNQINHIYSVYKKTV; the protein is encoded by the coding sequence ATGGAAATTGTAGATCAGGGTTTTGATGCTATTTCGGTCGGTGTGATCGTACTGGATGAAAACGAAAAAGTCATCAGGGTCAATAATGCGCTGGTGAATTATTTTAACAGAACCCGGGAAGATTTTATGGGGAAAGTTTTTGGTGATGCTTTTCAGTGCAAAAATAGTATGATAAACAAACAGGGCTGTGGTTTTGATCCGTCCTGTCAGTTTTGCGAATTAAGAAATTCCCTCACAAAGGTGATTGAATTCGAAGACAATCCGATCAAGATAGAATTCCAGAAAAGTATTTTTGTAAATCACCAGGAAAATGATTATTGGTTCAAAGTAAGTATTGCTTCAATGATCCGAAAAAACAGAAGAAATGCTGTGATAACTGTTATTGATATCACCGAACGAATAAACAAAGAAAAATCACTTGAGCAAGCACGGGACTATTATTATCAGATATTTGAAAATTTTCCTTCCCTTATCTGGCAAACAGACCTGCAAGGAAATGTGATTTATTTCAATCGCAGCTGGTCATTGTTCACCGGTAAACAGAATAAAGACTACCTTGGAATTAAGTGGCTGGAACTGATCCATCCCGCAGACCGAGCGTTCTATGTAACAACGATAGACCAAGCTTTTCTGAGCAAAAGCTCTTTCAGTGTCGAGTATCGAATTCAGCACAATAGTGGAGAGCATCGCTGGATTGAGGCGATTTATAGTCCGACCTATGAGGATGGTAAACATAACGGATATATTGGCGTTGGAATTGATGTAACCGAACGTAAAATCATGGAAGAAGGCTTGATTCGCTATAAAATGCTTGCTGAAAAAGTTCGCGATACGATTCTTTTTGTGAAAATGAATGGAGAAATTATTGATATCAATAATGCCGCGATAAATTTGTACGGATACAATCGCGAAGAACTTTTAAAACTTAAGGTTTTTGATTTGATTAAAGAAGGTAAATCAATCGCCATTGAAGAAATGAAAAAAGGCGATTCAACAGGGGTGTTTTTTGAAACCGTTCATATCACCAAAGAGAAAAAACTTATTCCAGTTGAAGTTAGTGCCAAAACAACACTAATCAAAGATGAGCGCGTGATCGTTTGTATTATCCGGGATATTTCAGAACGGAAAAAATCGCAAAATGCGCTTATTGACAGTGAAGAAAAGTTTCGGCAAGTTTTTCATAACTCGGCTGATGCTATTTTTCTTCAGGAAGTACGGGAAAATGGTACTCATGGAAAACTAATTGAAGTCAATCAAACCGCTGGCGAGATGTTTCAATACAGTTATAAGGAGTTCTTTGAATTTGATGATCCTGTTTCAAAACTCATCGAGTCTTCAGCAGTTGAACGGTATTATAATGAATTGCTTGAAAAAAATCAAATTTCAGGTCAAGCACATGCGAAACGAAAAGATGGTTCTTTTATTCCCATTGAATTATTATGTAACCATTGTTATTTAAATGAAAAAAAGGTCGCCATTACGATGGTTCGGGATATTAGTGAACGTTTATCGGTTGCGCAGGCATTAAAAACAGCCAAAGAAGAAGCTGAAAGCGCTAATCAGGCAAAAAGTGAATTTTTGGCCAATATGAGCCATGAAATAAGAACACCCTTAAATGGCATTGTGGGTATGGTAAATTTAATGCGTTTGTCTAATTTGAATCAGGAACAGCAGGAAAATGTCAAGATTATTAAAACCTGCGTTAATGCGCTTTTAAATGTCATTAACGATATTCTCGATTTTTCAAAAATGGAAGCCGGAAAAATGGAGATTAAAATTAAAAATTTTGATATCAAATCATTGATCGAGCATACCATTAAGGCTCAATCTTCCATTGCAACCAATAAAGGCATTGAACTAAATTATGCTTTTTCTGCATCTACACCGCGGTATATCAAGGGTGATTTTCATCGCATTCAGCAAATTCTTAACAATCTCATCAGTAATGCCATTAAATTTACGGATGATGGAGAGATATGGGTTAAGGTTAAAACCCTTTCCGTCGACGAAAATCAGGTGCAGTTGTTATTTATTGTTGAAGATACTGGGATCGGCATTACCGAAGAAAACAGACAGCGAATTTTTGAAAGCTTTAGTCAGGTGGATGGATCTTTCACCAGACGGTTTGGTGGCACCGGCCTGGGGCTTGCTATTACCAGGCAGCTTGTAGAGCTTATGGGGGGGAAAATTTGGGTGGAAAGTGAGGCTGATGTCGGTAGTCGTTTTTTCTTTCAATTGATTTTTGAATTAGGTCAAGCAGAAGAGCAGAAAATTGAAATCATTCCAAACTTTGAGAAAATCAATCGGGAATACAAAATTCTTTTAACCGAAGACGATAAAATTAACCAACTGGTTATTTCACGGATGCTGAAAGAATGTGGCTATAGCGTAGACATTGCCAATAATGGTTTTGACGCGGAGAATATGGTGAAAAAGAATAACTATGATATTATTTTGATGGATATTCAAATGCCGGAAATGGACGGGATGGAAGCGACAAAACGGATCAAAAAAATTAATAAAAATGTACCGGTTTTAGCGATGACAGCATATGCCCTCCAGGGAGATCGTGAAAAGTTTTTATCATTGGGGATGGATGGTTATATTTCTAAACCCATTAAAGTTGAAACTCTTGTAGAAGAAATTGAAAAGTGTCTCACTCATGAAGATGAGTTTATCCAATCAAATGATTTTGAAATGAGTATTGATGAAAATGGGGAACTTATTATTAAAAAAAAAATTATAACAGATACATCGGTTAGAATAATTTATAATGAAAAGTTGGAAAATGAATTAACTGATGCAATTAAGCAACTGAATATGAAAGTGGAAGAAGGAAAAGTTGAAGTATTTGAAAAGCTAGCGAATCGAATAAAAAAACTTTCAATTGAGTTGGGTATTGAAGATTTAAAGGTGATTGCTTTCAAAATTGAGCTGGAGATCAGACGGGGAAATTATGAAACAATAGCAGAAAAAGTCAATCAAATCAATCATATTTATTCAGTTTATAAAAAAACAGTTTAA
- a CDS encoding response regulator — MRILIVEDDMVSRRFLGKFLARYGECDIVVDGMEALDAYLIAIKEEDPYDLICLDIMMPKVDGVKVLKAIRDFEIQRGILPEDKVKIIIITALADTEFVNTAFDIGCEAYAAKPVDTDKLVEVMNKLGVIRLDQ; from the coding sequence ATGAGAATATTAATTGTAGAAGATGATATGGTAAGCCGACGATTTTTAGGAAAATTTTTAGCCCGGTATGGAGAATGCGATATTGTTGTGGACGGCATGGAGGCATTGGATGCGTATCTTATTGCAATTAAAGAAGAAGACCCTTATGATTTGATCTGTCTGGATATCATGATGCCCAAGGTTGACGGAGTCAAAGTTTTAAAAGCGATTCGGGATTTTGAAATACAACGGGGCATATTACCGGAAGATAAGGTAAAAATTATCATTATTACAGCTCTTGCCGATACAGAATTTGTGAATACGGCATTTGATATTGGTTGTGAAGCCTATGCGGCCAAACCGGTCGACACCGATAAACTGGTCGAGGTCATGAATAAATTGGGGGTCATAAGATTGGATCAATAA
- a CDS encoding HD-GYP domain-containing protein, whose translation MTNNFYHQIINNLFIGYAYHRIICNPQGFPVDSQFIDANKAFEMISGLPTEKIIGMKITEAFPNIKNSKFNWIEFFGEIALNHHSNEIEHCIQPLNRWYRIHAYSPKPSYFITLIEDITTEKKDIDEKKLLLTTLHDIVFEISSDYYFTNVLVRNETSLFIPKNNIIGSRLTDIFTATVTAEMLFFFEVARTSHQKQNFEYKSPILSDERWFLAEIIYFDDKISPKFVVSIHDITEKKEHAKDLQETKEYLVNLIQYANAPIITWSPDFKITEFNFAFEQLTGRSRADVLGQHLKLLFPNASKLQTMFFLRQLANGERWESAEIPILHISGKERIVLWNKADIRNSEGQIIATIAQGQDITQRKLMEKSLFVEKERLQTTLLSIGDGVISTDAKGRVTLVNRVAEILTGWCQLEAYGRPLNEVLNLFDEDTRKPCDNPADYVLKVGEIVELNNHTILLSKNGREFPIEDSAAPIRDQDGQITGVVIVFRDCSDKKEKQAQIEYLSYHDHLTSLYNRRFFDEELSRLNTLRNLPLSLLIFDVNGLKLTNDAFGHIAGDRLLIEVANTMKSMCRCDDIIARIGGDEFAILLPKTEIDEAKKLAKRINTTLSQQHLEAGQISISSGWGVKTMVDETIEAVFKAAENKMYQYKISERNSIRNESIQFIMKTLYEKLPREQNHSEQVSKISGYIGSAMGLTNEEINELITAGSLHDIGKIAIDNEILDKADNLSAYEWSEIRRHPEISYSILSSVNDYAPLANIILLHHERFDGAGYPKGLAGKQIPIQARIIAIADAYDAMTYGRPYKKPMSIESAIKEIIAGEGTQFDPQIVKIFLKIIAKS comes from the coding sequence ATGACGAATAATTTTTATCATCAAATCATCAACAATCTTTTTATTGGTTACGCTTATCATCGGATTATTTGCAATCCGCAAGGATTTCCGGTGGATTCCCAATTTATTGATGCCAATAAGGCTTTTGAAATGATTTCGGGTTTACCCACTGAAAAAATTATCGGCATGAAGATTACTGAAGCTTTTCCCAACATTAAAAATTCAAAATTTAACTGGATTGAATTTTTCGGTGAAATTGCCTTAAACCATCATAGCAATGAAATTGAGCACTGTATCCAACCTTTAAATCGTTGGTACCGCATTCATGCTTATTCACCAAAACCCAGCTATTTTATTACCTTAATCGAAGATATTACCACGGAAAAAAAAGATATCGATGAAAAAAAACTCCTACTTACCACCCTTCATGATATTGTCTTTGAAATCAGTAGCGATTATTATTTTACTAATGTCCTCGTTCGCAATGAAACATCCCTTTTCATCCCCAAAAATAATATTATCGGCAGTCGCTTAACTGATATTTTTACCGCAACTGTCACGGCTGAAATGTTATTCTTTTTTGAAGTCGCCCGTACTAGCCACCAAAAACAGAATTTCGAATATAAATCGCCAATATTATCAGATGAACGATGGTTTCTGGCAGAAATAATTTATTTTGATGATAAAATCTCTCCAAAATTTGTAGTTAGCATTCATGATATTACCGAAAAAAAAGAACATGCAAAGGATCTTCAGGAGACCAAGGAGTATTTGGTTAATCTGATTCAATATGCTAATGCCCCGATCATCACCTGGTCTCCGGATTTTAAAATCACCGAATTCAATTTCGCTTTTGAACAATTAACCGGAAGAAGTCGAGCTGATGTTCTAGGACAACACCTGAAGTTGCTTTTTCCTAATGCCAGCAAACTCCAAACGATGTTCTTTCTTCGTCAACTCGCTAATGGCGAACGTTGGGAAAGTGCCGAAATTCCGATTCTGCATATCTCGGGCAAAGAACGCATTGTGTTATGGAACAAGGCTGATATTCGAAATTCAGAAGGTCAAATAATTGCAACAATCGCTCAAGGTCAAGACATCACGCAACGAAAACTAATGGAGAAATCTCTTTTTGTTGAAAAAGAACGGTTACAAACCACTTTATTATCCATCGGTGACGGCGTCATTTCAACCGATGCCAAAGGGCGTGTAACTCTCGTCAATAGGGTTGCTGAGATACTCACTGGTTGGTGCCAACTTGAAGCTTATGGACGACCTTTGAATGAAGTTCTCAATCTGTTTGACGAAGACACCAGAAAACCTTGTGATAATCCGGCCGATTACGTTTTAAAAGTTGGTGAAATTGTTGAACTTAACAATCATACCATTCTGCTATCAAAAAATGGTCGAGAATTCCCCATTGAAGACAGTGCTGCTCCCATCCGTGATCAAGATGGTCAAATAACCGGGGTTGTCATTGTTTTTAGAGACTGCTCTGATAAAAAAGAAAAACAGGCGCAAATTGAATATCTCAGTTATCATGATCACTTAACTAGTCTGTATAATCGTCGTTTTTTTGATGAAGAATTAAGTCGCTTAAATACCCTTCGCAACCTTCCTTTGTCATTGTTAATTTTCGATGTAAATGGCTTAAAATTAACGAATGATGCCTTTGGACACATCGCCGGAGATCGATTGTTAATTGAAGTTGCCAATACCATGAAGTCAATGTGTCGCTGCGATGATATTATCGCCCGTATTGGTGGCGATGAATTTGCGATTCTCCTTCCTAAAACAGAAATCGATGAAGCCAAAAAACTGGCAAAACGAATTAATACTACTTTAAGTCAGCAACATCTGGAAGCTGGACAAATTTCGATATCCAGTGGCTGGGGCGTAAAAACTATGGTTGATGAGACCATCGAAGCTGTTTTTAAAGCTGCGGAAAATAAAATGTATCAATATAAAATTTCCGAACGTAACAGTATTCGAAACGAATCGATTCAATTCATCATGAAAACACTTTATGAGAAACTGCCCAGAGAACAGAATCACTCGGAACAAGTCAGCAAAATCAGTGGCTACATTGGTTCTGCAATGGGATTGACGAATGAAGAAATTAATGAGTTAATAACCGCCGGATCTCTTCACGACATCGGAAAAATTGCGATTGACAATGAAATTCTTGATAAAGCGGATAATTTAAGTGCTTACGAATGGTCTGAAATACGCCGGCATCCGGAAATCAGCTATAGCATCTTGAGCTCTGTCAATGACTATGCGCCATTAGCCAATATTATTCTTCTTCATCATGAACGTTTTGATGGTGCTGGCTATCCCAAGGGATTAGCGGGCAAACAGATTCCCATTCAAGCAAGAATTATTGCAATTGCCGATGCTTATGATGCGATGACTTATGGTAGACCCTATAAAAAACCAATGAGCATTGAATCTGCAATTAAAGAAATTATCGCCGGTGAAGGAACTCAATTTGATCCCCAAATTGTCAAAATATTTTTGAAAATAATCGCTAAAAGTTAA
- a CDS encoding Crp/Fnr family transcriptional regulator translates to MQLQYYFSDDFSAFENYFSEIKHKKRRYKKNEPVNAYGEPMDEMYYIISGMMSGSFIHESGNVKISSFYGKGYLAPLYFPGEIEMMRSFAFTAVTDLEVYVFKRNTFDQYINGNPNLNIAMYSAYIKLVSLNGQELANQLFSTGMEKICNFFYVYLTNTSDHENKIPFSQYTIGEFVGLNRANVAKYLKVLRDEKVIETHRNQIFILNMEKMRTYCSKNI, encoded by the coding sequence ATGCAACTACAATATTATTTTTCTGATGATTTTTCTGCTTTTGAAAATTACTTTTCAGAAATTAAACACAAAAAACGCAGATATAAAAAAAATGAACCGGTAAATGCTTATGGCGAACCAATGGATGAAATGTATTATATAATAAGCGGAATGATGTCAGGATCATTTATCCATGAATCTGGTAATGTTAAAATCTCTTCATTTTATGGAAAAGGGTATTTGGCGCCTTTGTATTTTCCTGGGGAAATTGAGATGATGCGTTCTTTTGCATTTACGGCAGTAACTGATCTTGAGGTCTACGTATTTAAACGGAATACCTTTGACCAATACATTAATGGTAACCCAAACTTGAATATTGCGATGTATAGCGCATATATTAAACTTGTTTCATTAAATGGCCAGGAACTGGCTAATCAATTATTTTCAACCGGGATGGAAAAAATTTGCAACTTTTTTTATGTATATTTAACCAATACAAGTGATCATGAAAATAAAATCCCTTTTTCACAATATACCATTGGTGAGTTTGTCGGATTAAACAGGGCAAACGTTGCCAAATATCTCAAAGTATTGCGGGATGAAAAAGTTATTGAAACACATAGAAACCAGATATTTATCTTAAACATGGAAAAAATGCGAACTTATTGTTCAAAAAATATTTAA
- a CDS encoding uroporphyrinogen decarboxylase/cobalamine-independent methonine synthase family protein → MSDILTLQQERGKLYSDFYGNIIPERMPVGITIPQHLLAEYDGQNLFDFQFDYSKLANPTKALCAKIYSDSCPVTPTNFLLSRTPSMYQLYGSQSFVMGKGGFVQHPEVVGMKEDEYPQLIEKKFDFLVETVIPRQHKNLDPKNPIKMATAIQMGKMALQNDEMASLPIFFEMIQTHGYYMGSPLGSFNFTEAPIDFIADQLRSFSGISMDIRRHKTQLKEAAEAVMPLLYHWGLPANIHPEGSIFIPLHMPTFMREKDFVDIYLPSYKTMLQQYAAVGARPSMFCEDDWSRYLDILLSEIPAGCQMQFEYGDPQTIKDKLSKKFLISGLFPSSSLKTDTPAEIKDRAKKFLDIMLPGGGYIFGFDKNPLTLKEVNLETLAALTEFVRDYAKYENHGETFGQPLNSEGFVFDEKIVPKPQSQYLFNWEEFKLNYPLTPDFARANFERFSKETFDFYMNLLI, encoded by the coding sequence ATGAGTGATATTTTAACTTTGCAGCAGGAACGTGGAAAACTGTACAGTGATTTTTATGGGAATATAATTCCTGAGAGAATGCCCGTTGGTATTACCATACCGCAGCATTTGCTGGCTGAATATGATGGGCAGAATCTCTTCGATTTTCAATTTGACTATTCAAAATTGGCAAATCCGACAAAAGCGCTTTGTGCAAAAATCTATTCAGATTCGTGTCCGGTTACGCCAACCAATTTTTTGTTATCCCGAACGCCATCAATGTATCAATTATACGGGTCACAATCATTTGTAATGGGTAAAGGTGGATTTGTTCAGCATCCCGAAGTTGTCGGAATGAAAGAGGATGAATATCCGCAATTGATCGAAAAAAAATTCGATTTTCTGGTAGAAACGGTCATTCCCCGACAACATAAAAATCTTGATCCTAAAAATCCCATTAAAATGGCAACGGCTATCCAAATGGGAAAGATGGCACTGCAAAATGATGAAATGGCATCTTTACCAATCTTTTTTGAAATGATTCAGACGCATGGTTATTACATGGGCAGTCCACTGGGATCATTTAATTTTACCGAAGCACCGATTGACTTTATCGCTGATCAACTGCGAAGTTTTTCCGGTATCAGCATGGATATTCGGCGTCATAAAACGCAACTAAAAGAAGCGGCGGAGGCAGTAATGCCGTTGTTGTATCATTGGGGATTGCCGGCAAATATTCATCCTGAAGGATCGATATTTATTCCTTTACATATGCCAACATTTATGCGGGAAAAAGATTTTGTGGATATTTATTTGCCGTCATATAAGACAATGCTTCAGCAATACGCTGCAGTAGGCGCCAGACCGAGTATGTTTTGTGAAGATGATTGGAGTCGTTACCTGGATATTTTATTGTCAGAAATACCTGCCGGTTGTCAAATGCAATTTGAATATGGCGATCCTCAAACGATTAAAGACAAGCTGAGTAAAAAATTCTTGATTTCTGGTTTATTTCCTAGTAGTTCGCTTAAAACCGATACGCCGGCAGAAATTAAAGATCGAGCCAAAAAATTCTTGGATATTATGTTACCGGGTGGCGGTTATATTTTTGGATTTGATAAAAATCCCCTAACATTAAAAGAAGTGAATTTGGAAACATTGGCGGCATTAACTGAGTTTGTCCGTGATTATGCCAAATACGAAAATCACGGCGAAACCTTTGGGCAGCCGCTTAATAGTGAAGGGTTTGTTTTCGATGAAAAGATTGTTCCAAAACCACAATCACAATATTTGTTTAATTGGGAAGAATTTAAGTTGAATTACCCACTAACACCAGATTTTGCCAGAGCAAATTTCGAACGATTCAGTAAAGAAACATTTGATTTTTATATGAATCTGTTAATTTAA
- a CDS encoding zinc ribbon domain-containing protein, which yields MDEKLCQSCGKPMGISNDLYGTEKNGSKSSDYCDDCYKNGEFTSKITKERMIEISIPYLMKEKPKMSEEEAKKEMEKFFPTLKRWKSV from the coding sequence ATGGATGAAAAGTTATGTCAGAGCTGTGGAAAACCAATGGGGATTAGTAACGACTTATACGGAACCGAAAAAAACGGCAGCAAAAGTAGCGACTATTGTGACGATTGCTATAAAAATGGTGAATTTACAAGTAAAATTACTAAAGAACGCATGATCGAGATAAGCATCCCCTATCTAATGAAAGAAAAACCGAAAATGAGTGAAGAAGAAGCCAAAAAAGAAATGGAAAAATTTTTCCCAACCCTGAAACGATGGAAAAGCGTATAA